One Cryptococcus decagattii chromosome 8, complete sequence DNA segment encodes these proteins:
- a CDS encoding 40S ribosomal protein S5, translating to MAAIQALPTEVQKVANEGTVKLFGKWESEGVEVKDISLQDYINVNHAVYVPHTAGRYAKKQFAKGRMPIVERLVNALMMNGRNNGKKIMAVRIVQHAFEIIHLVTEQNPIQVLVDAIINTGPREDSTRIGSQGTVRRQAVDVSPLRRVNQAISLLTIGTRESAFHNSKSVSECLADELVNAAKGSSNSYAIKKKDELERVAKSNR from the exons ATGGCCGCTATCCAGGCTCTTCCTACTGAGGTGCAGAAGGTTGCGAACGAGGGGACTGTCAAGCTTTTCGGCAAGTGGGAATCTGAGGG TGTCGAGGTCAAGGACATCTCTCTCCAGGACTACATCAACGTTAACCACGCTGTCTACGTTC CCCACACTGCTGGCCGATACGCCAAGAAGCAGTTCGCCAAGGGCCGTATGCCCATTGTCGAGCGACTCGTCAACGC TCTCATGATGAACGGCCGAAACAACGGTAAGAAGATCATGGCCGTCCGAATCGTCCAACACGCTTTCGAGATCATCCACCTCGTCACCGAACAGAACCCTATCCAGGTCCTTG TTGACGCCATCATCAACACCGGTCCCCGAGAAGACTCTACCCGAATCGGTTCCCAGGGTACCGTCCGTCGACAGGCTGTCGACGTCTCTCCCTTGAGGCGAGTCAACCAGGCTATCTCTCTCTTGACCATCGGT ACCCGAGAGTCCGCCTTCCACAACTCCAAGTCCGTCTCCGAGTGTCTCGCCGACGAGCTTGTCAACGCCGCCAAGGGCTCTTCCAACTCTTACGccatcaagaagaaggacgagcTCGAGCGTGTCGCCAAGTCTAACCGTTAA
- a CDS encoding V-type proton ATPase proteolipid subunit, translating into MSTVAELCPVYAPFFGAMGCTSAIVFTCIGAAYGTAKSGVGISAMAVLRPDLMMKCAIPVVMAGIIGIYGLVVSVLISGNLASPMPLYTGFIQLGAGLSVGLAGLAAGFAIGIVGDAGVRGTAQQPRLFVGMILILIFAEVLGLYGLIVALILNTNSAVDYTCSIAA; encoded by the exons ATGTCCACCGTCGCAGAGCTTTGTCCCGTCTACGCACCCTTCTTTGGCGCCATGGGCTGCACCTCCGCCATCGTATTCACCTGTATCGGCGCAGC TTACGGGACTGCCAAGTCGGGTGTCGGAATCTCCGCCATGGCCGTCCTCCGACCTGATCTCATGATGAAGTGTGCCATCCCTGTCGTTATGGCCGGTATCATCGGTATC TACGGTCTCGTCGTCTCCGTTCTCATTTCCGGTAACC TCGCCTCCCCCATGCCCCTCTACACCGGCTTCATCCAACTCGGTGCCGGTCTCTCTGTCGGTCTCGCCGGTCTCGCTGCCGGTTTTGCCATTGGTATCGTCGGTGATGCCGGTGTCAGGGGTACAGCGCAACAGCCTAGATTGTTTGTCGGCATG ATCCTTATCCTCATTTTCGCCGAAGTTCTTGGTCTTTACGGGCTCATCGTCGCGCTCATCTTGAACACCAACTCTGCCGTTGATTATACC TGTTCTATCGCAGCTTAA